The DNA region CGGTAGTCGATCGAATCGCGCTGGCAGGTCAGGGCTGAGGCACGTGTCCACAGTCATAGAATTCCGTCATCGCATCGTCGGTGATGAGCGTCTGGATGGAGTGCCCGTACGTCGACCCGAAGACACCAGTACCATCCCCTCGAACGCTCGGGACCCGGACCTGGCCCGACGGGTTGAAACTTCCCCCGCGGGCCCAGTTGAAGAAGTTTCGGTCAACAGCGCGGATCGTGATCTGACTCGTAGCCTTGTTCGGGAGACCTCGTTGTAGCCGCGCGGCGAGACCTGCCTGCAGGTCGAAACGATTGAAGATTCCAAATTCGGACGGATAGACGATGGTGGTATCCGAATCTGAAATGGAAAGACCAAGCAGGTACAGCGGATCGTCGTTCATTGCGATCCCTTCGGTAGCAAGCAGCTCCGGAAGACCCCGAATGGCAGTCTCGTTCAGGTAGGCCCATGCTCGCTCGGACCGCGTCCACTCGAGTCGCAACTTGGTGTCAGGCGGAATCCGGCATATCCCCTCGACACCTCGGACCGTAAAGGCGCCTGGAATCTGCGTGACCCCCTCGAGAACGCCACCATCCACGAGCTGAATCGTGAGCTCGAGAATATCCCCCGGAAGGAGCTGCTGGACCTCATCCTCATCCGCCTCGAAGCATGCTCCGGGGGCCGCCTCAGGAGAGGTCTCCACGCATTCGTCGATGTCGTCGTTGGTCAGAGCGAAGACCACTCCGTCGGTCCGCCGGATGGTGACCACAGCATCATCGAGGTCATCTATACCCTGATCCACCTGCCCAACAGTACGGTGAAGGAAAGCTCGGATCTCGTTGTTCGTGGAGTCCGGCATCAGGTTCACGTAGACCTCTGCGATCACCACGTCTTCCACTTCGACGAGGGTCACTTCCTCAAGCTCGCAGCCTCCCGCAGCGACAGCGGCAAGAAACCCGAGTATCCACCTGGAGCGCATCATCGGAAAGAAATCTCCAGGCCGATCGTGGGAAGTACGGGGAACATCGAAATCCCCGAGCGAGTTGGCGGATCGAGGTTGTACTCGTAGAAGTAGAACAGGACGTTCCGCTGGTTATAGGCGTTCACCAGGTTCACGTAGGGCGTCATGGATCCCCAGGATTTCGCAAACGTCCTTCGAAAACTCGCGTCTAGCCGGTGGTAGTTCGGGTAGCGAACTCCATTTCGATCTCCCAACACCACCCCGTAGCCGCCTTGGCCCTCGAGGTCGTCCTCGGAGCCGGTCCAGTCGAGCCCCCCGCCCGCCACGTAGCGCGACGTGTAGTAGGAGTACGACCCGAGAGCTCGGGTGTATGGGATCCCACTACCGAAGTTCCAGCGTAGCCCTCCCTCCCAGCCGAATGGGGCGGGGTAGCGGAGCACGAAGTCGACATCGACGCGCCTGTCGAAGATCGGCGCGAAAGTGATCTCCGGAGCCGGCGTGATCGGAGAGAGCGGGTCAGGAAAGGTCCGCTCAGCCTCCAGATAGGAGACGGCCACCCAGCCGGTCACATCGCCGGTTTCCTTGCGCAGCATGAAGTCCGCACCCCATGACGTGCCGCGACCACTCAGGATGTCATCGAGTTCGTCGTTCGGATTGTCAGCCCAATTCAGCGACACAACGCCATCGAATTTCCGATAATAGCTCTCGACAGACCAGAACCAGTCGATGTCGTGATAGCCTTCCACTCCGAACTGGATCTGATCGGAGACGGTGTGGGGAGCTCGCTCACCGGCGATGACCCAGATGTCGAGGCCAAGTGGAAGTTCCTCGTCACGCAGCGAGTGGATGAACTGCGTGTATCGACCCGCCGCGAGCTTGAAGGCGATGTCACCGTTCTTCACGAATCGCTTCACTGCGAGGCGTGGGGACACCTCGAGGATCGCCTCGCCTGAGCTGGGCTGAAATCCGTCGGCCCGGGCCCCGATCTCGAGCAACCACGCTCTGGGCTTCGTCCACCGTGCCTGCGCGTAAGCGCCATAGAGAGAACCGGTCCCAAGAGCGCCGCCGAACTTCGTCCCTCCTGTAATGAAGCTATTCTCATAGGAGAGTCGCTCGGCAGCGCCTCCAACCTGCACCGCCCAATGGGGCGTAGGTCGGGTGTCGAGATCGACGCGGACCTGGGCCTGCTGGATCTGGCTGCGGAAGTCCGTGTCACCGAAGTCAGGGAAGACGAGGCCGGTCTTAAAACGACTGAAGTTCGTTCGCACATCGAGGGAGCCTCCACCTCTGCGAGGTCGAGTCCATCCGAACCCGATCGCGTCGTTCCCCCAGTCCCAGTCGATCCGGAGCGGGAAGCCAGAGTCGACGCTGGCAAGATCAAAGACGTCACGGCCGGTATAACCAGTGAACGTCAGGCGATCCCCTCTCTTGGTCCAACCTTCGACGAACGTCTGTACGTCAGTCAGGTTGTACGGGAAGTCGAAGGCCGGCTTGAAGAGAATGTCGAAGTACGATCGACGAGCCGACACCTTGTAGCGGATGCTCTCCTGACCCAGGGCATTAGCGACGCCCTCCGACACCTTGCCACCCACCGCGACTCGAGTGGAAAGCAGTGACACAGCGGCATCGACGCCGAACTCTCCCCGTCCCGCATCACTCTCGATATCAAGGACCGAAGAGACACGGCCCCCGTGCTCAGCGGGGAAGCCCCCGGACTGCAACTCGACGCGGTCGATCATGTCCGCGTTGAAAACGGAGAAAAGACCGCCCAGATGAAACGGCGAGAACATCGGGATGCCGTCCAGCAGGATCAGATTCTGATCCTGAGAGCCTCCGCGGACGTGGAACGATGCCGAGTAATCAGACGTCGACACCACACCGGGCAAGACCTCGATGGCTCGGACCGGGTCTGGCTCCGCCACCCCTGGGATCAGCCGGACCTGATCAAGATTCAGTTCCCGAACCGTCGCGCCGCCGATCTCCTCGAAGCGCGCGCGCTCCCGGCTCCGTTCTGCCTCGACCGACAGGCCTTCGAGCTGGAGGGCGCGCTGCTCTACCTGAAGATCGAGCTCGATTGTGGCGCTGAGCCCGACGTCGATGGTCTCCTCATACTCGGCATAGGCGAGACCTTGAACTCGCACCTGGTAGGAGCCCGGGCGCACCTCAGAAATCCGAAAAGAGCCGAGACGATCCGTACCCGCCGCATAGCGACGAATCTCGCCCTGATAGAGGGAGACCGTGGCACCATATACGCCGGCGCCATCCTGATCATGAACCCCACCCTGGACAGTTCCGAGCTGACCCTGAATGGACATGGGCGACAAAAGCGCTAGAGCGAGCGGAAACAAAACGCTGACAGCGGGGCTCAATCGCCTTGAGGATAACACCGACAGGTGACAGACGATGAAGACGTTTCTCACGCTAGCACACCAGAAAGGCTGGACGATAGGACTGATGGTAGACGATGATGAGACCTACTACGACAACGGAGTGTTAAAGTCGACGGGTGTGACCCCGCCATCGAACGCGAAACCCCTTCACCACCGCAATTCGTCTGTTTTTTAGATAAATTCCCGTCCAACCAGCCACTCCTGCCACAGATTCGTGCGCGCCTTCTACTGCGACCACTTCGTACTCCCGCTCCCGCAGGAACACCGCTTCCCTATGGAGAAGTATCGCCTACTTCGCGGGCGAGTCGAGGGATTCCAAAATCTCACACTTTCCGTTCCGGACGCTGCCACCGACAAGGCTTTGTGCCGGGTCCATACACAGGACTATGTGAAACGCGTCTCGACCGGAGCCCTCACCCGCGATGAAATCCGGCGTATCGGTTTCCCATGGTCGTCCGAGTTGGTCGAGCGCTCACGGCGCTCTGTGGGTGGGACGATCGCTGCCGCACGAGTTGCACACGTCGAGGGGGCCGCGGCCAACCTGGCCGGTGGCACCCACCACGCTTACCCCGATCGGGGGGAGGGGTTTTGCGTGTTCAACGACGTAGCGGTCGCGATCCGTGAGATGCAGGCCCACCATGCCGTGACGCGGTGCGCCGTTCTCGACCTCGACGTACATCAGGGCAACGGAAATGCAGCGATCTTCGCAAACGATCCGGACGTGTTCACACTCTCCGTGCACGGCGAGAGCAACTATCCGTTCAAGAAGGAAGAGAGCGACTTCGACGTCGCTCTCCAAGACGGCGCGGGCGACGACATGTTTCTAGAGGCGGTCCGAACCGGTGTGGCCCGGGCCCTCTCACCTGCGCCCGACCTCGTATTCTACGTCGCGGGTGCC from Longimicrobiales bacterium includes:
- a CDS encoding TonB-dependent receptor, with the protein product MSIQGQLGTVQGGVHDQDGAGVYGATVSLYQGEIRRYAAGTDRLGSFRISEVRPGSYQVRVQGLAYAEYEETIDVGLSATIELDLQVEQRALQLEGLSVEAERSRERARFEEIGGATVRELNLDQVRLIPGVAEPDPVRAIEVLPGVVSTSDYSASFHVRGGSQDQNLILLDGIPMFSPFHLGGLFSVFNADMIDRVELQSGGFPAEHGGRVSSVLDIESDAGRGEFGVDAAVSLLSTRVAVGGKVSEGVANALGQESIRYKVSARRSYFDILFKPAFDFPYNLTDVQTFVEGWTKRGDRLTFTGYTGRDVFDLASVDSGFPLRIDWDWGNDAIGFGWTRPRRGGGSLDVRTNFSRFKTGLVFPDFGDTDFRSQIQQAQVRVDLDTRPTPHWAVQVGGAAERLSYENSFITGGTKFGGALGTGSLYGAYAQARWTKPRAWLLEIGARADGFQPSSGEAILEVSPRLAVKRFVKNGDIAFKLAAGRYTQFIHSLRDEELPLGLDIWVIAGERAPHTVSDQIQFGVEGYHDIDWFWSVESYYRKFDGVVSLNWADNPNDELDDILSGRGTSWGADFMLRKETGDVTGWVAVSYLEAERTFPDPLSPITPAPEITFAPIFDRRVDVDFVLRYPAPFGWEGGLRWNFGSGIPYTRALGSYSYYTSRYVAGGGLDWTGSEDDLEGQGGYGVVLGDRNGVRYPNYHRLDASFRRTFAKSWGSMTPYVNLVNAYNQRNVLFYFYEYNLDPPTRSGISMFPVLPTIGLEISFR
- a CDS encoding histone deacetylase, with amino-acid sequence MEKYRLLRGRVEGFQNLTLSVPDAATDKALCRVHTQDYVKRVSTGALTRDEIRRIGFPWSSELVERSRRSVGGTIAAARVAHVEGAAANLAGGTHHAYPDRGEGFCVFNDVAVAIREMQAHHAVTRCAVLDLDVHQGNGNAAIFANDPDVFTLSVHGESNYPFKKEESDFDVALQDGAGDDMFLEAVRTGVARALSPAPDLVFYVAGADPFRGDKLGRLDVSKAALGERDSLVIDACVSANLPLVVVMAGGYAEEVADTVDIHAATVRAAIEATYRPTSTGVHAG